The Henckelia pumila isolate YLH828 chromosome 2, ASM3356847v2, whole genome shotgun sequence genome includes a window with the following:
- the LOC140881095 gene encoding probable aquaporin TIP-type, producing MPPPNEYFNVPLRRVAIGHRNEFQQPGAIKAAIAEFFSTLIFVFAGSGSGIAYNKLTGDGSASPPGLISAAVAHGFALFVAVSIAANISGGHVNPAVTFGLFVGGNISLIRGILYIIAQLLGSVAACALLLFTTGATAPGFSVSGVSVWSGLIFEIVMTFGLVYTVYATAVDPKKGEVGIIAPIAIGFIVGANILAGGPYTGASMNPAVSFGPAVIGWSWANQWVYWAGPLIGAGLAGVVYEVFFISHTHEPVPVDF from the exons ATGCCGCCGCCGAACGAGTACTTCAACGTCCCTCTCCGCCGCGTCGCCATCGGGCACCGCAATGAATTCCAGCAACCCGGTGCCATCAAGGCTGCTATAGCCGAGTTCTTCAGCACGCTCATCTTCGTGTTTGCTGGCTCTGGTTCAGGCATTGCCTACAACAAGCTCACCGGCGACGGCTCCGCCTCCCCTCCAGGACTCATATCTGCCGCCGTAGCCCACGGTTTCGCGCTCTTCGTCGCGGTTTCGATTGCCGCTAACATCTCAGGAGGCCACGTCAACCCCGCCGTCACTTTTGGATTGTTCGTCGGTGGAAACATCTCCCTTATCCGCGGTATTCTCTACATCATCGCACAACTATTGGGTTCCGTCGCCGCTTGCGCTCTCCTCCTTTTCACAACTGGCGCCACG GCGCCGGGATTCTCCGTGAGCGGCGTATCTGTATGGAGCGGCTTAATATTCGAGATAGTGATGACTTTTGGGCTTGTTTACACGGTCTACGCCACGGCCGTCGACCCGAAGAAAGGTGAAGTAGGAATCATCGCACCCATTGCTATCGGCTTCATCGTGGGGGCCAACATCCTCGCCGGCGGCCCATACACCGGAGCTTCTATGAACCCGGCAGTTTCGTTTGGTCCAGCTGTGATCGGCTGGTCCTGGGCCAACCAATGGGTTTACTGGGCGGGCCCTCTGATCGGGGCTGGGCTGGCCGGCGTTGTTTACGAGGTCTTCTTCATCAGCCACACTCACGAGCCCGTGCCCGTTGATTTCTGA
- the LOC140881314 gene encoding probable aquaporin TIP1-1, translated as MPPRNEYFNVPLRRVAIGHRGELQQPGAIKAALAEFFSTLIFVFAGAGSGIASSVVTNGAPTSPSGLISAAIAHGFALFVAVSISANISGGHVNPAVTFGLFIGGNISLVRCILYINAQLLGSIAACALLVLTTGIIEPAEFAMTGSLWRGIVFEIVMTFGLVYTVYATAVDPKKGEVGIIAPIAIGLIVAANILAGGPFTGASMNPAVSFGPALLGWNWSNQWAYWAGPLIGAGLAAIVYEVFFISHTHEPVPLDY; from the exons ATGCCGCCGCGGAACGAGTACTTCAACGTCCCTCTCCGCCGCGTCGCCATCGGACACCGTGGTGAACTGCAGCAACCGGGAGCCATCAAGGCTGCACTAGCCGAGTTCTTCAGCACACTCATCTTCGTGTTTGCCGGCGCTGGTTCTGGAATCGCCAGTAGCGTTGTCACGAATGGCGCCCCCACCTCCCCTTCAGGACTCATATCCGCCGCCATAGCACACGGTTTCGCCCTGTTCGTCGCCGTTTCCATCTCCGCCAACATCTCCGGCGGCCATGTCAACCCCGCCGTCACTTTCGGATTGTTTATCGGTGGAAACATCTCCCTTGTCCGCTGTATTCTCTACATCAATGCTCAATTGCTGGGATCCATCGCCGCTTGTGCTCTCCTCGTATTGACAACCGGTATCATT GAACCGGCCGAGTTCGCCATGACCGGATCCTTGTGGAGAGGTATAGTATTCGAGATAGTGATGACTTTCGGGCTGGTTTACACAGTCTACGCCACCGCCGTAGACCCGAAGAAAGGTGAAGTAGGGATCATCGCACCCATTGCCATTGGTCTGATTGTGGCGGCCAACATCCTCGCCGGTGGGCCGTTCACCGGAGCTTCGATGAACCCAGCAGTTTCATTTGGTCCGGCTTTACTCGGGTGGAACTGGAGTAACCAGTGGGCTTACTGGGCGGGTCCTCTCATAGGGGCTGGGCTGGCCGCCATAGTTTACGAAGTGTTCTTCATCAGCCACACTCACGAACCAGTGCCCCTTGATTACTGA
- the LOC140882438 gene encoding uncharacterized protein isoform X2 produces the protein MNAFGTSINNPSPGKSRGILKRNASASTLMSGLGSYTSLLPGQCTPVVLFVFLDDFDDIQHSSKMEEPAEDSLLNLPSSSNSARPSLPMKGSSSVVVLARPANKSEGGVRKKMQSSLEAQIRFSIKKCRTLSGSESSHTGSRRGEIFCSSPLFSVDSSKAVALVDFGSIRSGESLEFAIGLVEDVLEGKETSDSLLLENHKQYANKDDILSLKEFIHRQCELLRGRGISVASTNTGSSAGGGMVAVAAAAAAAAAASGKTINVPELPSLEIWLSSSLLILRGITSAKRSRGCETEINRTDEQDASSSDPLESAVSHLEGVTALNSRFSNIWCQKAFPVAKKVYLDELPHCYPSSQHEDHLKNALVAFSLMAKGPAVRLYMDKLKDECTSMWTCGRQLCDAVSLTGKPCMHQRHDQKILSTDVSKPHSSGFVYLHACACGRSRQLRPDPFDYETANVTYNFLADCDKLFPAVQLPEQSMKGPIKPASWNLIRIGSARYYDPSKGLLQSGFRATQKFLFRWTIFHEKLIEENCIMLKDFQKVSLDTNIKVETGTPGETKTFDGALSLLSADPKQNKSGIQIGLSSDMMDMGSRNTVVGFNFTMKKPFSEVVSGSAAARSGFPPLFSRKQPIPDANKVVRKHDSGYRGLENIGESFYNVELPISEDIDSVDKKLNFSGIASGGQKYGPFSHVDSSDGQIRSSSSVGHVMAYVGFEHECPHGHRFILTPDHLSELISSCAGQEENVVLSSMGKSGQKQEPAKLGKIFGHGKTRRQTNGIIIGGGSGGKAKNLEKSREQVANGNKYASKVMQSTKPNKEPFINGTNVMKDLDTFVQSTSVDGDCAFSLINRSLPIYMNCPYCRDSVTQTDASNIKFASTISQLQRIFVVTPSFPVLLAVNPTIQFEVSCLPSSVPDRDQKLQFSLGCPVILPPDSFLSLRLPFVYGLELEDGILHSLKPSEDQPELTAWITKGTTLQVVSNKKS, from the exons ATGAATGCTTTTGGAACTTCAATTAACAATCCCTCCCCTGGTAAAAGTCGAGGTATTCTAAAGCGTAATGCTTCAGCGAGCACACTAATGTCAGGTCTAGGTTCTTATACCTCTCTGTTACCTGGTCAATGTACCCCGGTTGTGCTTTTTGTTTTTCTTGATGACTTCGATGATATTCAACACAGCAGCAAAATGGAAGAGCCTGCAGAAGACTCCTTGCTAAATTTACCTAGTTCGAGCAATTCGGCTAGACCCAGCCTGCCCATGAAAGGATCTAGTTCTGTTGTTGTACTTGCTCGACCTGCAAACAAATCTGAAGGTGGAGTCAGAAAGAAAATGCAATCGTCTCTTGAGGCACAAATTCGTTTCTCAATTAAAAAATGCCGTACACtttctggttctgaaagcagtcatACTGGGTCAAGGAGGGGGGAGATTTTTTGTTCGTCTCCTCTATTTTCTGTTGATTCATCAAAGGCTGTTGCACTTGTTGATTTTGGTTCAATCCGCAGTGGTGAATCTCTTGAGTTTGCTATTGGCCTGGTTGAAGACGTACTAGAGGGGAAAGAAACATCAGATTCTCTTCTTCttgaaaaccataaacaatatgcTAACAAAGATGATATTCTCTCCTTGAAGGAGTTCATCCATAGGCAGTGTGAGCTCCTAAGAGGGAGAGGCATTTCGGTTGCTAGCACCAACACTGGCTCTTCTGCTGGCGGTGGCATGGTTGCTGTTGCAGCAGCTGCAGCAGCAGCTGCAGCTGCTTCTGGAAAGACAATAAATGTTCCTGAGCTCCCTAGTTTAGAGATCTGGTTGTCTTCTTCTCTGCTTATTCTTCGTGGAATAACTTCTGCCAAACGATCTCGCGGGTGTGAAACTGAGATCAACAGAACTGATGAACAGGATGCAAGTTCATCTGACCCATTAGAATCTGCAGTATCTCATCTAGAGGGTGTTACTGCACTGAACTCTAGATTTTCCAATATTTGGTGCCAAAAAGCCTTTCCGGTTGCCAAGAAAGTTTATTTAGATGAATTACCTCATTGTTATCCAAGTTCTCAGCATGAGGACCATCTAAAGAATGCTTTGGTTGCCTTCTCCTTGATGGCAAAGGGACCTGCTGTGCGTCTGTATATGGATAAATTGAAGGATGAATGCACATCTATGTGGACTTGTGGAAGGCAACTATGTGATGCTGTGAGTCTGACAGGAAAACCTTGTATGCATCAAAGACATGATCAAAAAATCCTTTCGACTGATGTAAGTAAGCCTCATTCCAGTGGATTTGTTTACCTTCATGCATGTGCATGTGGCCGTTCTAGGCAACTCCGGCCAGATCCCTTTGATTATGAAACCGCGAATGTTACGTACAATTTTCTTGCTGATTGCGACAAGCTTTTTCCCGCTGTCCAGCTTCCAGAACAAAGCATGAAAGGACCCATTAAACCCGCATCATGGAATTTAATCCGAATTGGAAGTGCCAGGTATTATGACCCTTCAAAAGGTTTACTTCAGAGTGGCTTCCGTGCCACACAAAAGTTTCTCTTCAGGTGGACTATATTCCATGAGAAGCTAATAGAAGAAAATTGTATAATGTTGAAAGACTTTCAGAAAGTTTCCTTAGATACAAACATCAAAGTTGAAACTGGTACACCGGGAGAGACTAAGACATTTGATGGTGCTCTGTCCCTGTTGAGTGCTGatccaaaacaaaataaatcaggAATACAAATAGGGCTCTCTTCAGACATGATGGATATGGGAAGTAGGAATACTGTTGTTGGATTCAACTTTACAATGAAAAAACCATTTTCAGAAGTTGTTTCGGGATCAGCTGCTGCTCGATCTGGATTTCCTCCACTGTTTTCTAGAAAGCAACCTATTCCGGATGCCAATAAAGTCGTTCGGAAACATGATTCTGGATATAGGGGTCTGGAGAATATTGGTGAAAGTTTTTATAATGTTGAACTACCAATTTCTGAAGATATTGATTCAGTTGATAAAAAACTGAACTTCAGTGGGATTGCTTCAGGTGGCCAGAAATACGGTCCCTTTTCACATGTTGACAGCAGTGATGGGCAGATTAGAAGTTCCAGTTCTGTGGGTCATGTTATGGCATACGTTGGATTTGAGCACGAGTGTCCCCATGGCCACCGATTTATTCTAACTCCAGATCATCTTAGTGAGCTTATTTCATCATGCGCTGGGCAAGAAGAGAATGTTGTCCTATCTTCGATGGGAAAATCAGGACAAAAACAAGAGCCTGCAAAACTTGGTAAAATTTTTGGCCATGGTAAAACCCGACGGCAGACGAATGGCATAATTATTGGTGGTGGTAGTGGTGGTAAAGCAAAAAACCTAGAGAAGTCTCGAGAGCAAGTAGCTAATGGGAACAAATATGCTAGTAAAGTTATGCAATCAACGAAGCCGAACAAGGAACCGTTCATCAATGGGACGAATGTTATGAAAGATCTCGATACTTTTGTGCAATCGACTTCTGTAGATGGTGATTGTGCCTTCTCCTTGATAAATAGAAGTTTGCCCATCTATATGAACTGCCCATATTGTAGGGACTCCGTGACCCAGACTGATGCTTCAAATATTAAATTTGCTAGCACCATTTCACAATTGCAAAGGATATTTGTG GTGACACCTTCCTTTCCTGTCCTTTTGGCGGTAAACCCAACTATACAATTTGAG GTGTCATGTCTACCTTCTTCTGTTCCTGACCGAGACCAAAAACTACAGTTTAGTTTGGGTTGTCCAGTGATTTTGCCGCCAGATAGCTTTCTCTCTTTAAGGCTTCCATTTGTTTATGGGTTGGAACTGGAGGATGGAATTTTACATTCTCTTAAGCCTTCTGAAGATCAACCAGAACTCACAGCCTGGATCACAAAAGGAACCACATTGCAGGTTGTGTCGAATAAAAAATCTTGA
- the LOC140882438 gene encoding uncharacterized protein isoform X1: MDTRSPSMRVLVRPASTPPRPPQPQPSPTPPDPPSTSPQKGITVVGFVGKCHEDVAHLINKIIDSNVFGSGNLDRSFPLEGGDSNPEIDKWFRSRRLSFYRNKGILYLQFSTTSFPVTSEGFFETQPASVSVFEDHECGDLQGLLFMFSVCHIIILIEEGSRFDTQLLKKFRLLQAAKQSIAAFIRSQNELPQTSRSHSSASSTMNAFGTSINNPSPGKSRGILKRNASASTLMSGLGSYTSLLPGQCTPVVLFVFLDDFDDIQHSSKMEEPAEDSLLNLPSSSNSARPSLPMKGSSSVVVLARPANKSEGGVRKKMQSSLEAQIRFSIKKCRTLSGSESSHTGSRRGEIFCSSPLFSVDSSKAVALVDFGSIRSGESLEFAIGLVEDVLEGKETSDSLLLENHKQYANKDDILSLKEFIHRQCELLRGRGISVASTNTGSSAGGGMVAVAAAAAAAAAASGKTINVPELPSLEIWLSSSLLILRGITSAKRSRGCETEINRTDEQDASSSDPLESAVSHLEGVTALNSRFSNIWCQKAFPVAKKVYLDELPHCYPSSQHEDHLKNALVAFSLMAKGPAVRLYMDKLKDECTSMWTCGRQLCDAVSLTGKPCMHQRHDQKILSTDVSKPHSSGFVYLHACACGRSRQLRPDPFDYETANVTYNFLADCDKLFPAVQLPEQSMKGPIKPASWNLIRIGSARYYDPSKGLLQSGFRATQKFLFRWTIFHEKLIEENCIMLKDFQKVSLDTNIKVETGTPGETKTFDGALSLLSADPKQNKSGIQIGLSSDMMDMGSRNTVVGFNFTMKKPFSEVVSGSAAARSGFPPLFSRKQPIPDANKVVRKHDSGYRGLENIGESFYNVELPISEDIDSVDKKLNFSGIASGGQKYGPFSHVDSSDGQIRSSSSVGHVMAYVGFEHECPHGHRFILTPDHLSELISSCAGQEENVVLSSMGKSGQKQEPAKLGKIFGHGKTRRQTNGIIIGGGSGGKAKNLEKSREQVANGNKYASKVMQSTKPNKEPFINGTNVMKDLDTFVQSTSVDGDCAFSLINRSLPIYMNCPYCRDSVTQTDASNIKFASTISQLQRIFVVTPSFPVLLAVNPTIQFEVSCLPSSVPDRDQKLQFSLGCPVILPPDSFLSLRLPFVYGLELEDGILHSLKPSEDQPELTAWITKGTTLQVVSNKKS, encoded by the exons ATGGACACCCGTTCCCCCTCCATGCGGGTTCTTGTCCGCCCCGCCTCCACCCCTCCCCGCCCACCTCAGCCACAGCCATCTCCCACTCCGCCGGACCCCCCTTCCACTTCCCCTCAGAAAGGCATCACCGTCGTAGGATTCGTCGGGAAATGCCACGAGGATGTGGCTCATCTGATCAACAAAATCATCGACTCCAACGTTTTCGGCTCCGGAAATTTGGACCGGTCTTTTCCACTTGAAGGCGGTGATAGCAACCCGGAGATAGATAAATGGTTTAGGAGCAGGAGATTAAGTTTCTATCGGAACAAGGGAATTTTGTACCTGCAGTTTTCGACGACTAGTTTCCCAGTGACTTCGGAAGGATTTTTTGAGACTCAGCCGGCGTCAGTCTCGGTTTTCGAGGACCATGAGTGCGGGGATCTTCAGGGTTTACTTTTTATGTTTTCT GTCTGTCACATAATTATACTTATTGAAGAGGGGTCACGCTTTGATACTCAGTTGTTAAAAAAGTTTCGGCTTTTGCAAGCTGCTAAGCAATCAATTGCTGCATTTATAAGATCTCAAAATGAGCTACCTCAGACGTCTAGGTCACACTCTTCAGCTTCTTCAACAATGAATGCTTTTGGAACTTCAATTAACAATCCCTCCCCTGGTAAAAGTCGAGGTATTCTAAAGCGTAATGCTTCAGCGAGCACACTAATGTCAGGTCTAGGTTCTTATACCTCTCTGTTACCTGGTCAATGTACCCCGGTTGTGCTTTTTGTTTTTCTTGATGACTTCGATGATATTCAACACAGCAGCAAAATGGAAGAGCCTGCAGAAGACTCCTTGCTAAATTTACCTAGTTCGAGCAATTCGGCTAGACCCAGCCTGCCCATGAAAGGATCTAGTTCTGTTGTTGTACTTGCTCGACCTGCAAACAAATCTGAAGGTGGAGTCAGAAAGAAAATGCAATCGTCTCTTGAGGCACAAATTCGTTTCTCAATTAAAAAATGCCGTACACtttctggttctgaaagcagtcatACTGGGTCAAGGAGGGGGGAGATTTTTTGTTCGTCTCCTCTATTTTCTGTTGATTCATCAAAGGCTGTTGCACTTGTTGATTTTGGTTCAATCCGCAGTGGTGAATCTCTTGAGTTTGCTATTGGCCTGGTTGAAGACGTACTAGAGGGGAAAGAAACATCAGATTCTCTTCTTCttgaaaaccataaacaatatgcTAACAAAGATGATATTCTCTCCTTGAAGGAGTTCATCCATAGGCAGTGTGAGCTCCTAAGAGGGAGAGGCATTTCGGTTGCTAGCACCAACACTGGCTCTTCTGCTGGCGGTGGCATGGTTGCTGTTGCAGCAGCTGCAGCAGCAGCTGCAGCTGCTTCTGGAAAGACAATAAATGTTCCTGAGCTCCCTAGTTTAGAGATCTGGTTGTCTTCTTCTCTGCTTATTCTTCGTGGAATAACTTCTGCCAAACGATCTCGCGGGTGTGAAACTGAGATCAACAGAACTGATGAACAGGATGCAAGTTCATCTGACCCATTAGAATCTGCAGTATCTCATCTAGAGGGTGTTACTGCACTGAACTCTAGATTTTCCAATATTTGGTGCCAAAAAGCCTTTCCGGTTGCCAAGAAAGTTTATTTAGATGAATTACCTCATTGTTATCCAAGTTCTCAGCATGAGGACCATCTAAAGAATGCTTTGGTTGCCTTCTCCTTGATGGCAAAGGGACCTGCTGTGCGTCTGTATATGGATAAATTGAAGGATGAATGCACATCTATGTGGACTTGTGGAAGGCAACTATGTGATGCTGTGAGTCTGACAGGAAAACCTTGTATGCATCAAAGACATGATCAAAAAATCCTTTCGACTGATGTAAGTAAGCCTCATTCCAGTGGATTTGTTTACCTTCATGCATGTGCATGTGGCCGTTCTAGGCAACTCCGGCCAGATCCCTTTGATTATGAAACCGCGAATGTTACGTACAATTTTCTTGCTGATTGCGACAAGCTTTTTCCCGCTGTCCAGCTTCCAGAACAAAGCATGAAAGGACCCATTAAACCCGCATCATGGAATTTAATCCGAATTGGAAGTGCCAGGTATTATGACCCTTCAAAAGGTTTACTTCAGAGTGGCTTCCGTGCCACACAAAAGTTTCTCTTCAGGTGGACTATATTCCATGAGAAGCTAATAGAAGAAAATTGTATAATGTTGAAAGACTTTCAGAAAGTTTCCTTAGATACAAACATCAAAGTTGAAACTGGTACACCGGGAGAGACTAAGACATTTGATGGTGCTCTGTCCCTGTTGAGTGCTGatccaaaacaaaataaatcaggAATACAAATAGGGCTCTCTTCAGACATGATGGATATGGGAAGTAGGAATACTGTTGTTGGATTCAACTTTACAATGAAAAAACCATTTTCAGAAGTTGTTTCGGGATCAGCTGCTGCTCGATCTGGATTTCCTCCACTGTTTTCTAGAAAGCAACCTATTCCGGATGCCAATAAAGTCGTTCGGAAACATGATTCTGGATATAGGGGTCTGGAGAATATTGGTGAAAGTTTTTATAATGTTGAACTACCAATTTCTGAAGATATTGATTCAGTTGATAAAAAACTGAACTTCAGTGGGATTGCTTCAGGTGGCCAGAAATACGGTCCCTTTTCACATGTTGACAGCAGTGATGGGCAGATTAGAAGTTCCAGTTCTGTGGGTCATGTTATGGCATACGTTGGATTTGAGCACGAGTGTCCCCATGGCCACCGATTTATTCTAACTCCAGATCATCTTAGTGAGCTTATTTCATCATGCGCTGGGCAAGAAGAGAATGTTGTCCTATCTTCGATGGGAAAATCAGGACAAAAACAAGAGCCTGCAAAACTTGGTAAAATTTTTGGCCATGGTAAAACCCGACGGCAGACGAATGGCATAATTATTGGTGGTGGTAGTGGTGGTAAAGCAAAAAACCTAGAGAAGTCTCGAGAGCAAGTAGCTAATGGGAACAAATATGCTAGTAAAGTTATGCAATCAACGAAGCCGAACAAGGAACCGTTCATCAATGGGACGAATGTTATGAAAGATCTCGATACTTTTGTGCAATCGACTTCTGTAGATGGTGATTGTGCCTTCTCCTTGATAAATAGAAGTTTGCCCATCTATATGAACTGCCCATATTGTAGGGACTCCGTGACCCAGACTGATGCTTCAAATATTAAATTTGCTAGCACCATTTCACAATTGCAAAGGATATTTGTG GTGACACCTTCCTTTCCTGTCCTTTTGGCGGTAAACCCAACTATACAATTTGAG GTGTCATGTCTACCTTCTTCTGTTCCTGACCGAGACCAAAAACTACAGTTTAGTTTGGGTTGTCCAGTGATTTTGCCGCCAGATAGCTTTCTCTCTTTAAGGCTTCCATTTGTTTATGGGTTGGAACTGGAGGATGGAATTTTACATTCTCTTAAGCCTTCTGAAGATCAACCAGAACTCACAGCCTGGATCACAAAAGGAACCACATTGCAGGTTGTGTCGAATAAAAAATCTTGA